The following proteins are co-located in the Clostridiales bacterium genome:
- a CDS encoding formate hydrogenlyase: protein MSDFTPDLISSLISNIIQFILLLLLAPLTGGIIKKVKALSQKRKGAPVLQMYFDLWKLIRKESVVSDTASWIFKATPYIVFATSATAALLVPVTTLLPSAVSGDILMLIYLLALGRFFMCLSALDTGSTFGGMGASRESMISALIEPSMLVSVFTVGLISGSTAIDEMMTAMRAIGNPLLHPVYILCFFAMIIIILAETSRIPVDDPSTHLELTMVHEAMLLEYSGRHLALMEYGAAIKQLIFLTLLVNLFLPTDQLAALIGISGASGAVGAFGIAGGSVSIVAETAAGAVSAAAVIAAMALYILKIILASLVIAVTEISTVKFRFFSIPNLAALSFILAFLGFLQYFVLGR from the coding sequence ATGTCAGATTTTACACCAGACTTGATCTCAAGTCTTATCTCAAACATCATACAGTTTATCCTGCTCCTGCTCCTTGCGCCCCTTACTGGAGGCATCATTAAAAAGGTGAAGGCGCTGTCACAAAAGCGCAAAGGTGCTCCGGTGCTTCAGATGTACTTTGACCTTTGGAAGTTGATTCGTAAAGAATCCGTGGTCTCGGATACTGCTTCCTGGATTTTTAAAGCAACACCGTACATTGTTTTTGCCACATCAGCGACAGCAGCTCTGCTAGTTCCTGTAACCACCCTGCTGCCATCAGCAGTTTCCGGCGATATCCTCATGCTGATCTATTTGCTGGCCCTCGGCAGATTTTTCATGTGCTTATCTGCACTTGATACCGGAAGCACCTTTGGCGGAATGGGCGCGAGCCGTGAGTCAATGATTTCTGCATTGATCGAACCTTCGATGCTCGTATCGGTCTTTACGGTGGGATTGATCTCAGGCTCCACAGCCATCGACGAAATGATGACTGCCATGAGAGCGATTGGAAATCCGCTGCTTCATCCGGTCTATATTCTTTGCTTTTTCGCCATGATCATTATCATACTGGCAGAAACCTCCAGAATTCCGGTGGATGATCCTTCCACTCACTTAGAGCTCACCATGGTTCATGAGGCCATGCTCCTTGAGTATTCCGGCCGTCATCTGGCGCTGATGGAATACGGTGCGGCCATCAAGCAGTTAATTTTCCTGACACTGCTAGTGAATCTTTTTCTCCCCACGGATCAGCTTGCTGCTCTTATAGGAATTTCGGGAGCCAGCGGTGCGGTCGGGGCTTTTGGAATTGCAGGCGGATCTGTCAGTATTGTGGCTGAAACTGCTGCCGGCGCGGTATCAGCAGCGGCTGTTATCGCTGCCATGGCTCTCTATATTTTGAAAATCATCCTTGCGTCTCTCGTGATCGCGGTCACGGAAATCAGCACGGTAAAATTTCGTTTTTTCAGCATACCCAATCTTGCGGCACTTTCCTTTATTCTAGCATTTTTGGGCTTCCTGCAATATTTTGTACTGGGGAGGTAG
- a CDS encoding pyridine nucleotide-disulfide oxidoreductase has translation MRFMMNKQESNSMNNKQNELFARFPELSMSEIHGNTLYLESNASSYHTICKDLNGQLAFPLVSMFASDDRERTGSFTIHTVFANRQSGILISVALPVDPSTSAFPSLCELIPAAALYEREIHDLFGLRPMGHPNPKRLVFHGNWPKNQYPLRKEFPVNQRPDFADEKIEFTRIDGEGVYEIPVGPVHAGIIEPGHFRFSLAGEPILNLEAQLYFVHKGIEKLIEGKTIEQGFYFSERISGDETFTNSLAYCQAIEKIAGLQVPVRASFTRVLFAELERITSHLGDLAGICQDVAYGFASYQFKMLRGWCYRIADELCGMRFLRSVNTPGGIRKDFIQGKEETLTKLLAELKKELTETEAIVMHNSLFVDRIENTGILKHKIAVDLNATGPGGRASGVDFDVRKAFPYEAYASLTFEVPVQSDGDVSSRMKVKLAECFQSISLMQQVLEQIPQGIVREEIGILEPYRSAYSLTESPRGENIHYIMTGENNTILRYKVRTPSFCSWPALCHAVSGNIVPDFPLINKSFNLSYAGNDL, from the coding sequence ATGAGGTTTATGATGAACAAACAAGAAAGCAATTCCATGAACAATAAACAGAACGAGCTTTTTGCCCGGTTTCCCGAACTTTCAATGTCTGAAATTCATGGCAACACCCTCTATCTGGAATCGAACGCCTCTTCCTATCATACGATCTGCAAGGATCTGAACGGGCAATTGGCCTTTCCTCTGGTATCTATGTTTGCTTCGGACGATCGAGAAAGAACTGGCAGTTTCACCATTCATACGGTATTTGCCAATCGTCAGTCCGGCATATTAATCAGCGTGGCTCTGCCGGTTGATCCATCAACCAGTGCTTTTCCATCCTTATGTGAGCTGATCCCTGCTGCGGCATTGTACGAACGTGAAATCCATGATCTCTTCGGACTTCGCCCGATGGGTCATCCCAATCCGAAGCGGCTCGTGTTCCATGGCAACTGGCCGAAAAACCAATATCCGCTGCGCAAGGAATTTCCTGTAAATCAGCGACCGGACTTTGCTGATGAGAAAATTGAATTCACCAGAATTGACGGAGAGGGCGTCTATGAGATACCGGTAGGCCCTGTTCATGCAGGAATCATCGAGCCGGGGCATTTCCGCTTCAGTCTGGCCGGCGAACCCATTCTCAACCTGGAAGCGCAGCTTTATTTCGTCCACAAGGGGATCGAAAAGCTCATCGAGGGGAAAACCATCGAACAGGGTTTCTATTTCTCCGAGAGGATCTCTGGAGATGAAACCTTCACCAATTCCCTGGCCTACTGTCAAGCGATTGAAAAAATCGCAGGGCTTCAGGTTCCGGTGAGAGCTTCCTTTACCAGAGTCCTGTTTGCCGAACTGGAACGAATCACCAGTCATCTGGGCGACCTAGCGGGTATCTGCCAGGATGTGGCGTACGGTTTTGCCTCCTATCAGTTTAAAATGCTTCGAGGCTGGTGCTACCGAATTGCCGATGAGCTGTGCGGGATGCGCTTTCTAAGAAGCGTGAATACACCCGGCGGAATTCGGAAGGATTTTATTCAAGGCAAGGAAGAAACCCTCACAAAGCTTCTGGCCGAGCTTAAGAAGGAGCTGACGGAAACGGAGGCAATCGTGATGCATAACAGCCTGTTTGTCGACCGGATCGAGAATACGGGCATCCTGAAACATAAGATTGCCGTGGATCTCAATGCCACAGGACCTGGCGGAAGAGCTTCCGGCGTTGACTTTGATGTGAGAAAGGCCTTTCCCTACGAAGCTTACGCATCACTCACCTTTGAGGTTCCTGTTCAAAGTGACGGGGATGTGAGCAGCAGAATGAAAGTCAAGCTGGCAGAATGCTTCCAGTCGATTTCACTGATGCAGCAGGTATTGGAGCAGATTCCACAGGGCATCGTCAGAGAGGAAATCGGAATTTTAGAACCTTACCGCAGCGCCTACAGTCTGACAGAATCTCCTCGCGGCGAAAACATCCATTATATCATGACTGGGGAAAACAATACCATCCTGCGGTACAAGGTAAGGACACCGTCCTTCTGCAGCTGGCCTGCCCTTTGCCATGCAGTTTCCGGCAATATTGTGCCTGACTTTCCGTTGATCAATAAGAGCTTCAACCTGTCCTATGCGGGAAACGATCTATAG
- a CDS encoding hydrogenase produces the protein MMDSYFDILSALILLSSFLLVSHKRIKSYIKTFRIQSALIALTAGIMGIDSLIREGSFDILIVCVIIVLLKVIYIPRLLHRTYGTVEYKVEKDFYLNIPLLILICCGLVVFAYFSVSNIGSLDGAHLNLQVVNSFSVVLIGFFFMISRKKAIGQMIGFLVIENGIFVTAFFSTHGMPFVVDIGIFIDMITAILIMGVMVTRMNEKFESINLDKLKNLKG, from the coding sequence ATGATGGATTCTTATTTTGATATATTATCGGCGCTTATCCTCTTGTCGTCCTTTTTGTTGGTTTCTCACAAGAGGATTAAGTCCTACATCAAAACCTTCCGCATTCAATCAGCACTCATCGCCCTTACCGCCGGGATCATGGGGATAGACAGTCTGATTCGCGAAGGCAGCTTCGATATTCTGATCGTATGTGTGATCATCGTGCTGCTCAAGGTAATCTACATTCCCCGTCTGCTGCATCGCACCTACGGAACCGTGGAATATAAGGTAGAAAAGGACTTTTATTTGAATATCCCTCTGCTGATTCTGATCTGCTGCGGACTGGTGGTCTTTGCGTACTTCTCCGTGTCCAACATCGGAAGCTTAGACGGGGCTCACCTGAACCTCCAGGTGGTCAACTCCTTCTCCGTGGTTCTGATCGGCTTCTTCTTTATGATCAGCCGTAAGAAGGCCATTGGTCAAATGATTGGTTTTCTTGTCATTGAAAACGGAATCTTCGTCACCGCCTTTTTTTCCACTCACGGAATGCCCTTTGTCGTGGATATCGGCATCTTCATCGACATGATTACTGCAATTCTCATCATGGGTGTTATGGTGACCAGAATGAATGAGAAATTTGAATCAATCAACCTCGATAAGCTCAAAAACCTGAAAGGATAG
- a CDS encoding hydrogenase 4 subunit F: MGLFLWLTPLMAALLSIIIKKTKLLHTVSILSAAALLFLAGYATVAVTSSGTLRYPWFWNLFYIDALSVILLDIVAVISLFVSIHAIGYLNGELREGTLRESKVRLFYLLMHTFLFTMVLALTVNNLGILWIAIEGTTLASTFLVGFHNDKHTLEAAWKYVIICSVGIAVALVGIIFLHLSSVELIDPNRALQWNVLYQNAEHLNSPVLRLSFLFILIGFGTKAGLAPMHTWLPDAHSQAPSPISALLSGVLLNSALYSVIRVLSIVNKNLGDSHFTGRIMIGFGVLSIAAAALFILTQRDYKRLLAYSSIEHMGVITLAMGIFTPMSIFAGLYHMINHSLTKSMLFLASGNILQKYGTRNITGVRGLVKVLPVSGTAFFLGLFAISGAPPFSIFASEISVFLSAFAEGRPLLGSVVILLLAAVFAGIAAALFHIFFGDAPDSCTPGETNLAGAIVLILMLILISVSGLYLPAPVKELLTSAQEIISWNGTL; this comes from the coding sequence ATGGGATTGTTCTTATGGCTTACGCCTCTCATGGCTGCATTGCTGTCTATTATTATTAAAAAGACTAAGCTCCTCCACACGGTCAGCATCCTCAGCGCCGCTGCCCTCCTGTTTCTGGCAGGGTACGCGACAGTTGCTGTAACGTCCAGCGGTACACTGCGATACCCTTGGTTTTGGAACTTATTTTATATCGATGCGCTCAGTGTGATCCTGCTGGATATCGTGGCTGTGATTAGCCTTTTCGTTTCAATCCACGCCATTGGCTATCTAAACGGAGAATTACGGGAAGGGACTCTTCGTGAAAGCAAGGTTCGTCTTTTCTACCTGCTGATGCACACCTTCCTTTTCACCATGGTTCTTGCTCTGACGGTAAATAACCTGGGCATTCTGTGGATTGCAATTGAGGGAACGACGCTGGCCTCAACCTTCCTAGTGGGCTTTCACAATGACAAGCACACTCTGGAAGCCGCTTGGAAGTATGTGATTATCTGCTCTGTAGGCATCGCTGTAGCGCTTGTGGGGATTATATTCCTGCACCTCTCTTCGGTGGAGCTCATCGATCCCAACCGTGCGCTGCAATGGAACGTCCTTTATCAAAATGCAGAACATTTAAACAGCCCAGTTCTCAGACTCTCCTTCCTCTTTATCCTGATTGGATTTGGAACGAAAGCAGGACTGGCTCCCATGCACACCTGGCTGCCCGACGCGCATAGCCAGGCACCATCACCCATCAGCGCCCTGCTTTCCGGTGTTCTTCTCAACAGTGCTCTTTATTCGGTGATTCGGGTGCTGTCTATTGTCAATAAAAATTTGGGCGACAGTCATTTTACCGGCAGGATCATGATTGGCTTTGGCGTCCTTTCCATTGCTGCTGCTGCGCTGTTTATCCTTACGCAGCGTGATTACAAACGGCTTTTGGCTTACTCGAGTATCGAGCATATGGGTGTGATTACCCTGGCTATGGGAATCTTTACTCCCATGTCCATTTTCGCCGGACTATACCACATGATCAATCATTCCCTTACAAAATCCATGCTGTTTTTAGCATCGGGAAATATCCTGCAGAAATACGGAACACGAAATATCACCGGGGTTCGGGGTCTTGTAAAAGTACTGCCCGTCTCCGGCACCGCCTTTTTTCTGGGACTATTCGCCATATCCGGCGCTCCGCCCTTCAGTATCTTTGCCAGTGAGATCAGTGTGTTTCTCTCCGCCTTCGCAGAGGGACGCCCTTTGCTGGGGAGCGTCGTCATACTGCTGCTGGCCGCAGTTTTTGCAGGAATCGCCGCTGCACTCTTCCACATCTTTTTCGGAGATGCCCCGGATTCCTGTACGCCCGGTGAGACGAATCTTGCCGGAGCCATTGTTCTGATCCTGATGCTGATTCTAATTTCAGTATCAGGGCTGTATCTTCCCGCTCCTGTAAAAGAACTGCTCACCTCGGCCCAAGAGATTATCTCCTGGAACGGAACATTATGA